Proteins found in one Oxyura jamaicensis isolate SHBP4307 breed ruddy duck chromosome 16, BPBGC_Ojam_1.0, whole genome shotgun sequence genomic segment:
- the LOC118175193 gene encoding E3 ubiquitin-protein ligase TRIM7-like isoform X3: protein MGLGWFPPPQWPAVVPRYLLLCPWVLGPIGIPANTLPMQKAGRFVRTPLSYTSAARREAMAAMFLPGNLQDEATCSVCLEFFKDPVSIECGHNFCRACIIKSWKDLEMDFPCPQCREVFQQKSFRPNRQLANMAEIISQFALRGAKGAEEDGLCAKHREALKLYCKDDRRTICVVCDRSREHRPHAVVPVDEASEEYKEKIQGRLDFLKKERQELLEFKVNDDKKTQELLKTIENERQKLLVEFEGLRQFLHDQEHILLGQLEKMEKSIAKRQNENISDLSKEITLLNKLITELEEKIQQPMLEFLKDVMSIISRSDDVKSHKPVPVCTDMKMHVCNFSLKTVVLEKVLKKFKENLRDELGRGEKDPACSVQESKADFSS, encoded by the exons atg GGCTTGGGCTGGTTTCCACCACCGCAGTGGCCAGCAGTGGTCCCACGCTACCTCCTGCTGTgcccctgggtgctgggacCCATTGGGATCCCTGCTAACACCCTCCCAATGCAAAAGGCTGGGAGATTTGTGAGGACACCCCTTTCCTACACCTCTGCTGCGAG GAGAGAGGCCATGGCGGCGATGTTCCTGCCCGGCAATCTCCAGGACGAAGCCACTTGCTCCGTCTGCCTGGAGTTCTTCAAAGACCCCGTGTCCATCGAGTGCGGGCACAACTTCTGCCGGGCGTGCATCATCAAGAGCTGGAAGGACCTGGAGATGGACTTCCCCTGCCCGCAGTGCAGGGAGGTTTTCCAGCAGAAGAGCTTCAGGCCCAACCGGCAGCTGGCCAACATGGCCGAGATCATCAGCCAGTTCGCCCTCCGCGGGGCCAAGGGGGCCGAGGAGGACGGGCTGTGCGCGAAGCACAGGGAAGCCCTGAAGCTCTACTGCAAGGACGACCGCAGGACCATCTGCGTGGTGTGCGACAGGTCCCGGGAGCACCGGCCTCACGCCGTGGTGCCCGTCGATGAGGCGTCCGAGGAGTACAAG GAGAAAATCCAGGGCCGCTTGGATTTCCTGAAAAAGGAGAGGCAAGAGCTGCTGGAATTTAAAGTGAACGATGATAAGAAAACCCAGGAGCTTTTG AAAACCATCGAGAATGagaggcagaagctgctggTGGAGTTCGAGGGGCTACGGCAGTTCCTGCACGACCAGGAGCACATCCTCCTGGGGCAGCTGGAGAAGATGGAGAAGAGCATCGCCAAGAGGCAGAACGAGAACATCTCCGACCTCTCCAAGGAGATCACGCTCCTCAACAAGCTCATCacggagctggaggagaaaatcCAGCAGCCCATGCTTGAGTTCCTCAAG gACGTAATGAGCATCATAAGCAG aagtgACGATGTGAAGAGCCACAAGCCTGTACCTGTGTGCACGGATATGAAAATGCACGTCTGCAATTTCTCTCTCAAGACCGTCGTCCTTGAGAAAGTcttaaagaaattcaaag